A section of the Deinococcus taeanensis genome encodes:
- the hrpB gene encoding ATP-dependent helicase HrpB, translating to MKDTGLPIQDVIPAVREALSTQPLVVVQAPPGAGKSTALPLALLEEPWLAGRRIIMLQPRRVAARAVAARLAETLGEEVGGTVGYRVRFDARVSGATRLEVVTEGILTRRLQRDPDLAGVGLVILDEFHERSLNADLALALLREVQGALRDDLRVLVMSATLDPALPGRLGAPLVESAGRAHPVEVRYLPADPVGRVEDLVARQVRAALAGDEGDVLAFLPGVREIRAAQGLLAGVDAAVLPLYGDLPVREQGRALRPDPQGRRKVVLATSIAETSLTIDGVRVVVDGGLSRAQQFDPATGLSRMVTGRVTKDAATQRAGRAGRTAPGVAYRLWSERTQALLPAARPPEVLEADLAPLTLELAQWGVPDPAGLWWLDLPPARRVEAAREVLRGLGALDPSGRVTPEGARLLDFPTHPRVAHLLTAGADAALASDVAALLEERDPLPAGSGADLTDRVAVLRAWRRGEHSRGDVGVLDRVERLARQWRTLLKVRPDDSPPDGLAVGALVARAYPERAALAREVATGLGRGRFLLAGGQGAALPEGDALVGARALAVAHLDAAQAEGRIFLAAPLDPAVLDAGAAWADVVRWDARTGTLIAQRERRFGALVLETRPLRDLPAGARVSALAGALREEGLHLLTFSPEAQALRDRVESVRAWRPDEADWPDLSDAGLLGTLEEWLGPHLGSVRSRDELGRVNLLPALQARLPWPLPARLDELAPTHVTVPTGTRVRLSYRPGEAPVLAVKLQELFGLAETPAVNGGRTPVLLHLLSPAGRPVQVTQDLRSFWNSSYFEVRRDLRGRYPKHPWPDDPWSHAPMKGTKKRGE from the coding sequence GTGAAGGACACGGGTCTGCCCATTCAAGACGTGATTCCGGCGGTCAGAGAGGCGCTGTCCACCCAGCCGCTGGTGGTCGTTCAGGCCCCACCCGGCGCGGGCAAAAGCACCGCGCTGCCCCTGGCCCTCCTGGAGGAACCGTGGCTGGCGGGGCGGCGGATCATCATGCTGCAGCCGCGCCGGGTGGCCGCGCGCGCCGTGGCCGCCCGGCTGGCCGAAACGCTGGGCGAGGAGGTGGGCGGCACGGTCGGGTACCGCGTGCGTTTCGACGCGCGTGTGTCCGGCGCCACGCGCCTGGAAGTCGTGACCGAAGGCATTCTGACCCGGCGGCTGCAGCGCGACCCGGACCTCGCCGGGGTGGGCCTTGTGATCCTGGATGAATTTCACGAGCGCAGCCTGAACGCCGACCTGGCGCTGGCCCTGCTGCGCGAGGTGCAGGGGGCGCTGCGTGACGATCTGCGCGTTCTGGTCATGAGTGCCACCCTGGACCCCGCGCTGCCCGGACGGCTCGGCGCGCCCCTGGTGGAAAGCGCCGGGCGGGCCCACCCGGTGGAGGTCCGGTACCTGCCGGCCGACCCGGTGGGCCGCGTGGAGGACCTGGTGGCGCGGCAGGTGCGGGCGGCGCTGGCCGGCGATGAAGGCGACGTGCTGGCGTTCCTGCCAGGGGTGCGCGAGATCCGCGCGGCGCAGGGTCTGCTGGCAGGCGTGGACGCCGCGGTGCTGCCGCTGTACGGGGACCTGCCGGTGCGCGAGCAGGGGCGGGCGCTGCGCCCGGACCCGCAGGGGCGGCGCAAGGTGGTGCTGGCGACCAGCATCGCGGAGACATCCCTGACCATTGACGGCGTGCGGGTCGTGGTGGACGGCGGTCTGAGCCGCGCGCAGCAGTTCGACCCGGCCACGGGCCTCTCGCGGATGGTGACGGGCCGCGTGACGAAAGACGCCGCCACGCAACGCGCCGGGCGTGCCGGGCGCACCGCGCCCGGCGTGGCGTACCGGCTGTGGAGTGAGCGCACGCAGGCGCTGCTGCCTGCCGCGCGCCCCCCGGAGGTGCTGGAAGCGGACCTGGCGCCCCTGACCCTGGAACTCGCGCAGTGGGGCGTGCCGGACCCCGCCGGGCTGTGGTGGCTGGACCTGCCGCCAGCCCGGCGCGTGGAGGCCGCCCGGGAGGTGCTGCGCGGACTGGGCGCCCTGGACCCCTCAGGGCGCGTGACGCCGGAGGGCGCCCGGCTGCTGGACTTCCCGACGCACCCGCGCGTGGCCCACCTGCTGACCGCCGGGGCGGACGCGGCCCTCGCGTCGGACGTGGCGGCGCTGCTGGAGGAACGCGACCCGCTGCCCGCCGGGTCCGGCGCGGACCTGACGGACCGCGTCGCGGTGCTGCGCGCGTGGCGGCGCGGTGAGCACAGCAGAGGAGACGTGGGGGTGCTTGACCGTGTGGAGCGCCTCGCGCGGCAGTGGCGGACCCTGCTGAAGGTCCGTCCGGATGACAGCCCCCCCGACGGCCTGGCGGTGGGCGCCCTGGTGGCCCGCGCGTACCCGGAACGTGCGGCGCTGGCCCGGGAGGTCGCCACCGGCCTGGGCCGCGGCCGCTTCCTGCTGGCCGGCGGGCAGGGCGCCGCGCTGCCTGAAGGGGACGCCCTGGTCGGCGCGCGGGCGCTGGCGGTGGCGCACCTGGACGCCGCGCAGGCCGAAGGGCGCATCTTCCTGGCTGCGCCGCTCGACCCGGCCGTGCTGGACGCCGGGGCCGCGTGGGCTGACGTGGTCCGCTGGGACGCCCGCACCGGCACGCTCATCGCGCAGCGTGAGCGGCGCTTCGGGGCGCTGGTGCTGGAGACGCGCCCGCTGCGGGACCTGCCGGCCGGGGCGCGCGTGAGCGCCCTGGCCGGCGCGCTGCGTGAGGAGGGCCTGCACCTTCTGACCTTCAGTCCCGAGGCGCAGGCGCTGCGCGACCGGGTGGAGTCGGTGCGGGCGTGGCGGCCGGACGAAGCGGACTGGCCGGACCTCAGTGACGCCGGGCTGCTCGGCACGCTGGAGGAGTGGCTGGGCCCGCACCTGGGCAGCGTGCGCTCCCGCGACGAACTGGGCCGCGTGAACCTGCTGCCGGCCCTGCAGGCGCGGCTGCCGTGGCCGCTGCCCGCGCGGCTGGACGAGCTGGCGCCCACGCACGTGACCGTGCCGACCGGCACTCGCGTGCGCCTCTCGTACCGCCCGGGCGAGGCGCCGGTGCTGGCGGTGAAGCTGCAGGAACTGTTCGGGCTGGCCGAAACGCCGGCGGTGAACGGGGGGCGCACTCCGGTGCTGCTGCACCTGCTTTCGCCGGCCGGACGACCGGTGCAGGTCACGCAGGATCTGCGGTCGTTCTGGAACTCCTCGTACTTCGAGGTGCGCCGGGATCTGCGTGGCCGCTACCCGAAACACCCGTGGCCCGACGATCCCTGGTCGCACGCCCCGATGAAGGGCACAAAGAAACGCGGGGAGTAG
- a CDS encoding HAD family hydrolase yields MSPAAILFDLDGTLHDRAATVRAWLREHVRHFGLPDGYAERFLALEDHGYRPKADVIPQLVREFGLKHDPQVLLDTYAGHVEHAAPMPHALQVLRVLRERGVRTGVVTNGWENLQRASLRRCGLEALTDDVVISRAVGLSKPDPRLYTLALDRLGVPARRAWFVGDSPRNDVWGPQQVGLRAAWLPTTHALTTETPDVTLRDLRDVLTLPG; encoded by the coding sequence GTGAGTCCTGCCGCCATTCTGTTTGACCTGGACGGCACGCTGCACGACCGCGCCGCCACGGTGCGGGCGTGGCTGCGTGAGCACGTCCGGCACTTTGGCCTGCCGGACGGGTATGCGGAGCGCTTCCTGGCCCTGGAGGATCACGGCTACCGCCCGAAAGCGGACGTGATTCCCCAGCTCGTCCGGGAGTTCGGGTTAAAGCACGACCCGCAGGTGCTGCTGGACACGTACGCCGGGCATGTGGAGCACGCCGCGCCCATGCCGCACGCACTGCAGGTGCTGCGCGTCCTGCGTGAGCGTGGCGTGCGGACCGGCGTCGTCACGAACGGCTGGGAGAACCTGCAGCGCGCCAGCCTGCGCCGCTGCGGCCTGGAGGCCCTGACGGACGACGTGGTGATCAGCAGGGCCGTGGGGCTCAGTAAACCCGATCCACGCCTCTACACCCTGGCGCTGGACCGGCTGGGCGTGCCGGCCCGCCGGGCGTGGTTCGTGGGCGACTCCCCCCGGAACGACGTGTGGGGACCGCAGCAGGTGGGCCTGCGCGCCGCGTGGCTGCCGACCACGCACGCGCTGACCACCGAAACACCCGACGTGACGTTACGGGACCTGCGCGACGTCCTCACCCTGCCCGGGTGA
- a CDS encoding NAD(P)/FAD-dependent oxidoreductase, which translates to MPPPRAGQVVDGLFDVIVVGAGPAGLSAALTLGRSRRHVLLLDGGPPRNTSVSAGHGLLTRDGISPHDLKKQGLADLEPYDVTVLTETAREVRGAPGLFSVRAGNGWFHARVLLFATGVRDILPAVPGLRERWGQGVYHCPYCDGWEHGGRALAVYGHGQSGHHLALTVRAWSDRVTLLTNGETCLTPAQAQDLERVGVRVQDAPIRHLSGGPLSGQAVCVTFRRRPPLQVDAIFLAPEQEGGSHLPASLGCALNEKGRVLVNEQQETSVPGVYATGDMTGAPQYVVQAAAAGMHAAQVINTRLIHEAVHSLGAAFHKSAVDPAVARDPDPQSE; encoded by the coding sequence GTGCCGCCCCCACGCGCCGGGCAGGTCGTGGACGGCCTGTTCGACGTGATTGTGGTTGGGGCCGGCCCGGCTGGCCTCAGTGCCGCGCTCACGCTTGGCCGCTCGCGGCGCCACGTGCTGCTGCTTGACGGCGGTCCGCCCCGCAACACCAGCGTCAGTGCCGGACACGGCCTGCTGACCCGGGACGGCATCAGCCCGCACGACCTGAAGAAGCAGGGGCTGGCCGACCTTGAGCCCTACGACGTGACGGTCCTGACCGAAACGGCCCGTGAGGTGCGCGGCGCGCCGGGCCTGTTCAGCGTCCGTGCCGGGAACGGGTGGTTTCATGCGCGCGTCCTGCTGTTTGCCACCGGTGTACGCGACATCCTGCCGGCCGTGCCTGGGCTCAGGGAACGCTGGGGGCAGGGCGTGTACCACTGTCCTTACTGCGACGGGTGGGAGCACGGGGGCCGGGCGCTGGCGGTGTACGGGCACGGCCAGTCGGGTCACCACCTGGCCCTGACGGTCCGCGCGTGGTCCGACCGGGTGACCCTCCTCACCAACGGCGAGACCTGTCTCACCCCGGCGCAGGCGCAGGACCTGGAACGCGTGGGGGTCCGCGTGCAGGACGCGCCCATCCGGCACCTGAGCGGCGGTCCGCTGAGCGGCCAGGCGGTGTGCGTCACCTTCCGCCGCCGCCCCCCCCTGCAGGTGGACGCCATTTTTCTGGCGCCGGAGCAGGAGGGCGGCAGTCACCTGCCCGCCTCGCTGGGCTGCGCGCTCAACGAGAAGGGCCGCGTGCTGGTGAACGAGCAGCAGGAGACCAGCGTGCCTGGCGTGTACGCCACCGGGGACATGACGGGCGCTCCGCAGTACGTGGTGCAGGCCGCGGCCGCCGGGATGCACGCGGCGCAGGTGATCAACACCCGCCTGATTCACGAGGCGGTGCACTCGCTGGGCGCGGCGTTCCACAAGAGCGCGGTGGACCCGGCCGTGGCGCGCGACCCGGACCCGCAGTCCGAGTAG
- a CDS encoding SDR family oxidoreductase, which translates to MTQSRPVTLITGAAGGIGAALARQLAPTHDLILSGRGTPALADLCGALAARPLHLDLTRPETFAGAVEGFGRVTNVVHNAGVVDLGAVAEQPHGVWTHTLAVNTVAPAELTRLLLGRVRAERGTVVFVNSGAGLRANAGWGSYAASKFALKALADALRDEEAPRGVRVTSVYPGRTATPMQAKVRQQEGGEYSPEAFIDPETVAATIAFALGAPRDATLTDLSVRPAPR; encoded by the coding sequence ATGACCCAGTCCCGACCCGTCACACTCATCACCGGCGCCGCCGGAGGAATCGGCGCGGCCCTCGCCCGGCAGCTGGCCCCCACGCACGACCTGATCCTGTCCGGCCGCGGCACGCCGGCCCTGGCCGATCTGTGCGGGGCGCTCGCCGCCCGGCCGCTGCACCTGGACCTGACCCGCCCGGAGACGTTCGCGGGGGCGGTCGAGGGGTTTGGGCGCGTAACGAACGTGGTGCACAACGCCGGTGTCGTGGATCTCGGCGCGGTGGCCGAGCAGCCGCACGGCGTCTGGACGCACACCCTGGCCGTGAACACGGTCGCGCCCGCCGAACTGACGCGCCTGCTTCTGGGCCGGGTGCGGGCCGAGCGCGGCACCGTGGTGTTCGTGAACAGTGGCGCGGGCCTGCGCGCCAACGCCGGCTGGGGCAGCTACGCGGCGAGCAAGTTTGCCCTGAAGGCCCTCGCCGACGCCCTGCGCGACGAGGAGGCGCCGCGCGGCGTGCGCGTCACCAGCGTGTACCCCGGCCGCACCGCCACGCCCATGCAGGCGAAGGTACGGCAGCAGGAAGGCGGCGAGTACAGCCCGGAGGCGTTTATTGACCCGGAGACAGTGGCGGCCACGATCGCCTTCGCGCTAGGTGCCCCGCGGGACGCGACGCTGACGGACCTGAGTGTCCGCCCCGCCCCCCGGTGA
- a CDS encoding N-acetylmuramoyl-L-alanine amidase family protein — protein sequence MRHTASRAALLRWLTLGAALSLSAARAAPDVFVAYPPPDYRVAFDHVILEGSVPPGATLTVSGVPVPTGPDGLFMSWWPLKEGTNDLRLVARLGTQAGTRTLRVTRTVTRPLPATPTAISRSSVQPTQPLEFWDPAGDTLPERQVPVRFQGAPGGRAYYRVADGPALPMTEGPAGTYAATYAVPPTGRLAGATLTVSLTGRDGRTVTVPAQGTLSIAPGTARTVTQAPASVPGLGLNASGTRLTTLTGEPLLYPRDGMTFRAVGRAGNDLRVRLAPGVSALITAAQTTPLGFAAPSPLTGGSLQVTGDPTTLNVRVPLGAARPPFTLTQPDARTLSLTLYGPLSAPLTSPDGTDLLLERLDLRPAGPNVTQIDLRLSAPAWGYAAAFDGPDLLITARRPPTLNPLRPLEGRVITLDPGHGGTQNGGAGSLGTPEKNLMLPVAQRAADLLRAQGATVNLTRTADVTLGLYDRGLSAEQSGSDLLISIHANALPDGRDPRGVRGPEVYFTHPQAQAAAAYILAALRAALPELGPGAGLKPGADLALTRPTTQPSLLIETAYLTDPGNLRLLQSPAGQARLAQAIAQGVSTHYAEQARISGP from the coding sequence ATGCGCCACACCGCTTCCCGAGCCGCCCTGCTGCGGTGGCTGACCCTGGGCGCCGCTCTGAGCCTCAGCGCCGCCCGCGCCGCCCCGGACGTGTTCGTCGCCTACCCGCCACCCGATTACCGCGTGGCGTTTGACCACGTGATCCTGGAAGGCAGCGTGCCCCCCGGCGCGACCCTCACGGTGAGCGGCGTGCCCGTCCCCACCGGGCCGGACGGCCTGTTCATGAGCTGGTGGCCCCTGAAGGAAGGCACGAACGACCTGCGGCTCGTGGCCCGCCTGGGCACGCAGGCCGGCACCCGGACCCTGCGCGTGACCCGCACCGTGACCCGCCCCCTGCCCGCCACCCCCACCGCCATCAGCCGCAGCAGCGTGCAGCCCACGCAGCCGCTGGAATTCTGGGACCCTGCCGGAGACACCCTGCCTGAACGGCAGGTGCCCGTGCGCTTCCAGGGCGCGCCGGGCGGCCGCGCCTACTACCGCGTCGCCGACGGCCCCGCACTCCCCATGACCGAAGGTCCCGCCGGCACCTACGCCGCCACGTACGCCGTGCCGCCCACCGGGCGCCTGGCCGGCGCCACCCTGACCGTCAGCCTCACCGGCCGGGACGGCCGCACCGTCACCGTCCCCGCCCAGGGCACCCTGTCGATCGCGCCCGGCACGGCCCGCACCGTCACCCAGGCCCCCGCGAGCGTTCCGGGGCTGGGCCTGAACGCCTCCGGCACCCGCCTGACCACCCTGACCGGCGAGCCCCTGCTATACCCGCGTGACGGCATGACGTTCCGCGCCGTGGGCCGCGCCGGCAACGACCTGCGCGTGCGCCTCGCGCCCGGCGTGAGCGCCCTGATCACGGCCGCGCAGACCACCCCGCTGGGCTTCGCCGCACCCTCACCCCTGACTGGCGGGTCCCTGCAGGTGACCGGCGACCCCACCACACTGAATGTCCGCGTGCCCCTGGGAGCGGCCCGCCCGCCCTTCACGCTCACGCAGCCCGACGCCCGCACCCTGAGCCTCACCCTGTACGGCCCCCTGAGTGCTCCCCTGACTTCCCCGGACGGCACGGACCTCCTGCTGGAGCGCCTGGACCTCCGCCCGGCCGGCCCGAACGTCACGCAGATCGACCTGCGCCTCAGCGCGCCCGCCTGGGGCTACGCGGCGGCCTTCGATGGCCCTGACCTGCTCATCACGGCCCGCCGGCCCCCCACCCTGAACCCGCTGCGTCCCCTGGAAGGCCGCGTGATCACCCTCGACCCCGGGCACGGCGGCACGCAGAACGGCGGGGCCGGCAGCCTCGGCACCCCCGAGAAGAACCTCATGCTGCCCGTCGCGCAGCGCGCCGCGGACCTCCTGCGCGCCCAGGGCGCCACCGTGAACCTCACCCGCACGGCGGACGTCACCCTGGGCCTGTACGACCGCGGCCTGAGCGCCGAGCAGAGCGGCAGCGACCTGCTGATCAGCATTCACGCCAACGCGCTGCCCGACGGCCGCGACCCGCGCGGCGTGCGCGGCCCGGAAGTGTACTTCACCCACCCGCAGGCGCAGGCGGCCGCGGCGTACATCCTGGCCGCGCTGCGCGCCGCACTGCCGGAGCTGGGTCCCGGTGCCGGCCTGAAACCCGGCGCGGACCTCGCCCTGACCCGGCCCACCACGCAGCCCAGTCTCTTGATCGAAACCGCGTACCTCACCGACCCCGGCAACCTGCGCCTGCTGCAGAGTCCCGCCGGACAGGCCCGGCTGGCGCAGGCCATCGCGCAGGGCGTCAGCACCCACTACGCCGAGCAGGCCCGGATCAGCGGTCCCTGA
- a CDS encoding GTP pyrophosphokinase — protein MNDRLVQAYEEGLPGFEALRDAAVAHTLRLIGEAGLNIHHVTGRVKKRTSLEDKLRRKPGRYAAIADVTDLVAVRVITYFESDVSAVSRLIEEHHTLDWTNSIDKSKMHDPDRFGYMGVHYVVQVTPDTPDLSAFAGQKFEVQIRSILQHAWAEIEHDLGYKNREAIPREVQRRFYRLAGLLEMADEEFMALHRLSQDYAATLPARVQEAPEGVFIDAQSMKHLLGVPPVRDLDAEVAAALNVLLLTGWPDPERPQRLASLLHYVGVHSVGTLQKELVRHHEAVVRFAALLMPRLREAWTPAGGARPGTSVVHYGLLRACSNPSLDPHEIVSMLDMRGVLSGTQLVSTVREVYAQLQAERAQAGTTRPAPPVDGPA, from the coding sequence ATGAACGACCGGCTTGTGCAGGCGTACGAGGAGGGGTTGCCGGGCTTCGAGGCACTCCGGGACGCGGCGGTGGCGCACACGTTGCGCCTGATCGGGGAGGCCGGACTGAATATCCATCACGTCACGGGCCGGGTGAAGAAACGCACCAGCCTGGAGGACAAGCTGCGCCGCAAGCCGGGCCGGTACGCGGCCATCGCGGACGTGACGGACCTCGTGGCGGTGCGCGTCATCACGTACTTCGAGTCGGACGTGAGCGCCGTGTCGCGCCTGATCGAGGAGCATCACACGCTCGACTGGACGAACTCCATTGACAAAAGCAAGATGCACGACCCGGACCGGTTCGGGTACATGGGCGTGCATTACGTGGTGCAGGTCACGCCGGACACGCCGGACCTGTCGGCGTTCGCGGGGCAGAAGTTCGAGGTGCAGATCCGCTCGATCCTGCAGCACGCCTGGGCGGAAATCGAGCACGACCTGGGCTACAAGAACCGCGAGGCGATTCCGCGGGAGGTGCAGCGCCGCTTCTACCGCCTGGCCGGGCTGCTGGAAATGGCGGACGAGGAGTTCATGGCCCTGCACCGCCTGTCGCAGGATTACGCCGCGACCCTCCCGGCGCGCGTGCAGGAGGCGCCGGAAGGGGTGTTTATCGACGCGCAGAGCATGAAGCACCTGCTGGGCGTTCCGCCGGTGCGGGACCTGGACGCGGAGGTGGCCGCGGCGCTGAACGTGCTGCTGCTGACCGGCTGGCCGGACCCCGAGCGGCCGCAGCGGCTGGCGAGCCTGCTGCATTACGTGGGCGTGCACTCGGTGGGGACGCTGCAGAAGGAACTAGTGCGGCATCACGAGGCCGTGGTGCGCTTTGCGGCGCTGCTCATGCCGCGGCTGCGGGAAGCGTGGACACCCGCCGGTGGAGCGCGGCCCGGGACGAGCGTGGTGCATTACGGTCTGCTGCGCGCCTGCTCGAATCCCAGCCTGGACCCGCACGAGATCGTGAGCATGCTGGACATGCGGGGCGTGCTGAGCGGCACGCAGCTCGTGTCCACGGTGCGTGAGGTGTACGCGCAGCTGCAGGCCGAGCGGGCGCAGGCGGGCACCACCCGGCCCGCGCCGCCCGTGGACGGGCCCGCCTGA
- a CDS encoding glycine-rich domain-containing protein, translating to MLAHPLPPALLTRLTREQGWTPAFAARAAHEYLRFVLLAAVSGHPVTPPRAVDEVWHLHLTFTRDDWERLTPLLPGALHHDPAGDRCPALRTQYEATLDAYARMFGEAPPADLWPDPRRSRPAARVLGSTRRTGLNVALGAAFVTGLTFAWSPLVLWLAAGAFLLVLLCTRLPAASAGHRGRAALAGSGSDGADFTGAHRTHSDCGPGDSGGGDSGGAGCGSSCGS from the coding sequence GTGCTGGCCCACCCGCTGCCGCCGGCCCTGCTGACCCGCCTGACCCGTGAGCAGGGCTGGACCCCGGCCTTCGCGGCGCGCGCCGCTCACGAGTACCTGCGGTTCGTGCTGCTGGCCGCCGTGTCCGGTCACCCCGTGACCCCGCCCCGCGCAGTGGACGAGGTGTGGCACCTGCACCTGACCTTCACGCGCGATGACTGGGAGCGCCTGACGCCGCTGCTGCCGGGGGCGCTGCATCATGACCCCGCCGGCGACCGCTGTCCGGCGCTCCGCACGCAGTACGAGGCGACACTGGACGCCTACGCCCGCATGTTCGGGGAGGCGCCGCCCGCCGACCTGTGGCCTGATCCGCGGCGATCACGGCCGGCCGCGCGGGTGCTGGGCAGCACGCGCCGCACCGGGCTGAACGTGGCGCTGGGGGCCGCGTTCGTCACGGGTCTCACGTTCGCGTGGAGTCCGCTGGTGCTGTGGCTGGCCGCTGGAGCGTTCCTGCTGGTGCTGCTGTGCACCCGGCTGCCGGCGGCCAGCGCTGGCCACCGCGGGCGGGCGGCGCTCGCCGGATCAGGCTCTGATGGGGCTGATTTCACCGGCGCGCACAGAACGCACAGTGATTGCGGCCCGGGCGACTCTGGCGGCGGGGACAGCGGCGGCGCAGGCTGCGGGAGCAGCTGCGGCAGCTGA
- the tilS gene encoding tRNA lysidine(34) synthetase TilS, protein MPVSFESLLAPLRHHAGQRVVVGVSGGADSVALLRALLLVGALPIAAHLDHALRGDSAQDAAWVEVLAAGLGVPFTGARVNVGAVARRRGWNVEDAARRIRYDFLGRAASTHGAPVILTAHTLRDQAETVLNALLRGEAVLHGIPAERGRVRRPWLNVPRGHIEAFLRELNQDWRDDPTNADPTYTRAWLRREVMPLLEARHPALQATLARVARHQAQDDAALSAQAAALTPHTPPGSQPPAVLRRWLRARLRAAGLDVHAGHLDTLTAALTSGHTTHLDLPGAHPVTVTGGRLHLTPQAYPEPDFTPPPHWKRRTRQPGDRVALPGGTRKLSDVLTDRRVPRADRDRVPLLVSDHGVQWVGLTPPVWAAGAREAAGAAPDPLHAAMGEALTLARDAAQALEVPVGAVILGPDGAVIGRGRNSSREHGDMTRHAELAALRDAARTLGSAYLSGCTLVVTLEPCPMCLGAALEARVAHVVYGAPNPRAGALGGVTDLLAAHWGHAPTVTGGVREGEAARLLRNVFGQVRAAKRGT, encoded by the coding sequence GTGCCCGTGTCCTTCGAATCACTGCTGGCGCCCCTGCGGCACCACGCCGGGCAACGCGTGGTGGTGGGTGTTTCTGGCGGCGCGGACAGCGTGGCCCTGCTGCGCGCCCTGCTGCTAGTGGGAGCCCTGCCGATCGCCGCTCACCTCGACCATGCGCTGCGCGGCGACTCGGCCCAGGACGCCGCGTGGGTCGAGGTCCTCGCCGCGGGGCTGGGTGTGCCGTTCACCGGCGCGCGCGTGAACGTCGGTGCGGTCGCCAGGCGCCGCGGCTGGAACGTGGAAGACGCCGCGCGGCGCATCCGGTACGACTTTCTGGGCCGCGCCGCCAGCACGCACGGCGCGCCGGTCATCCTGACCGCCCACACCCTGCGCGATCAGGCCGAAACCGTCCTGAACGCCCTGCTGCGCGGCGAGGCTGTTCTGCACGGTATTCCCGCCGAGCGCGGCCGGGTGCGCCGGCCCTGGCTGAATGTGCCGCGCGGCCACATCGAGGCGTTCCTGCGCGAGCTGAACCAGGACTGGCGGGACGACCCCACCAACGCCGACCCGACCTACACCCGTGCCTGGCTGCGCCGGGAGGTCATGCCGCTGCTGGAGGCCCGCCACCCCGCCCTGCAGGCCACCCTGGCCCGTGTGGCCCGCCACCAGGCGCAGGACGACGCCGCCCTGAGCGCCCAGGCCGCCGCCCTGACCCCGCACACGCCGCCCGGCAGCCAGCCGCCCGCCGTGCTGCGCCGCTGGCTGCGCGCCCGGCTGCGCGCCGCCGGCCTGGACGTGCACGCCGGGCACCTCGACACCCTCACCGCGGCCCTGACGTCCGGGCACACCACGCACCTTGACCTGCCCGGCGCGCACCCTGTGACGGTCACGGGCGGGCGCCTGCACCTCACGCCGCAGGCCTACCCCGAGCCGGACTTCACCCCACCACCCCACTGGAAGCGCCGCACCCGGCAGCCCGGCGACCGCGTGGCCCTGCCGGGCGGCACCCGCAAACTCAGCGACGTGCTCACCGACCGCCGCGTGCCCCGCGCCGACCGTGACCGCGTGCCCCTGCTCGTGAGCGACCACGGCGTGCAGTGGGTGGGGCTCACGCCGCCCGTCTGGGCCGCCGGGGCGCGCGAGGCGGCCGGCGCGGCCCCAGATCCGCTGCACGCCGCAATGGGGGAGGCGCTCACGCTGGCCCGCGACGCTGCCCAGGCCCTCGAGGTGCCGGTCGGTGCAGTGATCCTCGGCCCGGACGGCGCGGTGATCGGGCGGGGCCGCAACAGCAGCCGCGAGCATGGCGACATGACCCGCCACGCCGAGCTGGCCGCGCTGCGCGACGCTGCCCGGACCCTGGGCAGCGCGTACCTGAGCGGTTGCACGCTGGTCGTGACGCTCGAACCCTGCCCCATGTGCCTGGGCGCCGCGCTGGAGGCCCGGGTGGCGCACGTGGTGTACGGCGCCCCGAACCCCCGCGCAGGCGCGCTGGGCGGCGTGACCGACCTGCTCGCCGCCCACTGGGGTCACGCACCCACCGTGACGGGCGGTGTCCGTGAAGGTGAGGCGGCCCGGCTGCTGCGGAACGTCTTCGGGCAGGTACGGGCCGCGAAACGCGGAACGTAG
- a CDS encoding peroxiredoxin, translating into MSVTPGQPAPDFTRRSDDGRSVSLRALRGQWVALYFYPRAGSAGCSIEAQRFEAAVPEFERLGAQVIGVSTDTEARQAAFRDSCRLSYPLIPDGDRSLCRAYGVMGGLGGLLGMAGRVTVLVDPDGRVAWVHRSANPLSHVSGALAELERRQA; encoded by the coding sequence ATGAGCGTCACGCCCGGTCAGCCCGCCCCGGATTTCACCCGCCGCAGCGATGACGGCCGCAGCGTGAGTCTGCGGGCCCTGCGGGGCCAGTGGGTGGCGCTGTACTTCTACCCGCGCGCCGGGTCTGCCGGGTGCTCGATCGAGGCGCAGCGCTTTGAGGCGGCTGTGCCGGAATTCGAACGGCTGGGCGCGCAGGTGATCGGGGTGAGCACGGACACCGAGGCGCGGCAGGCGGCCTTCCGCGACAGCTGCCGCCTGAGTTACCCCCTGATTCCGGACGGGGACCGCAGTCTGTGCCGGGCGTACGGCGTGATGGGCGGGCTGGGTGGGCTGCTGGGCATGGCGGGCCGCGTCACGGTCCTGGTGGACCCGGACGGGCGGGTGGCGTGGGTGCACCGCAGCGCGAACCCGTTGAGTCACGTCAGCGGGGCGCTGGCCGAACTGGAACGCCGGCAGGCCTGA